One genomic region from Vibrio cyclitrophicus encodes:
- a CDS encoding DUF2787 family protein, producing the protein MNLTFDVERLLLPVSVDLQDTLNRVISESGKWTPMIQSVVISFRDKSYTSEDGGFHPVEIRLVRLYDQWVFDYITDFAYCGGPYPELVKEVDFNFGCGTASFSYVPELSITSSEVMEFYSMWESNFLSYIGMDCFDEIKVTVD; encoded by the coding sequence ATGAACTTAACTTTTGACGTTGAGCGCTTGCTGCTGCCAGTAAGCGTGGATCTTCAAGATACTTTAAACCGAGTGATTAGCGAATCAGGCAAATGGACACCTATGATCCAATCGGTCGTGATTAGCTTCCGAGATAAAAGCTACACCTCTGAGGACGGCGGTTTTCATCCTGTTGAAATCAGGCTTGTTCGACTCTATGACCAATGGGTATTTGATTACATCACTGACTTTGCGTATTGCGGTGGTCCATATCCCGAACTGGTTAAAGAGGTGGATTTCAACTTCGGATGCGGGACAGCGAGTTTTTCCTATGTTCCGGAATTATCAATAACAAGTAGTGAGGTAATGGAGTTCTATTCGATGTGGGAATCCAACTTTCTAAGCTACATCGGAATGGATTGCTTTGATGAGATAAAAGTTACGGTGGATTAG